A section of the Pedobacter sp. HDW13 genome encodes:
- a CDS encoding alpha-L-fucosidase, which produces MIKKLSCLLLIFAFSASITKSQQALPKEKKMEWWRDARFGMFIHFGVYAQMAGEYNGHQQARGGAEWIMNRMKVPVAEYKAIAGQFNPMKFDADEWVRMAKDAGMKYIVITAKHHDGFALFDSKASDWDIVDATPYKKDLLKPLAAACKKYGIRLGFYYSQAQDWGNPGGAAARKLMAEGWPNPDSTHINAYTLAHKGHWDPVQETATFAEYIDRVAVPQVKELMTNYGDIAVLWWDTPTNMTDEAALKFQEQLKLQPNIITNDRLKRPNFQGDTKTPEQKIPNLSELDGKDWETCMTMNGTWGFRNSDVNWKSSPVLIRNLIDIASKGGNYLLNIGPKPDGSFPETSVERLKDLGAWMSVYSEAIYATQASPVPAQSWGRVTRKDHDNGNTTLYFSVFDWPKNGELVIKGLALEVLSAQLLGSGNKISWAKRIDQTTFKLQMPAPDPVASVIKVEVKGKMKTWFEESGKEKMKTGAID; this is translated from the coding sequence ATGATAAAGAAACTTAGCTGCTTGCTTTTGATATTTGCATTTTCTGCCTCTATTACCAAATCTCAGCAGGCATTACCAAAAGAGAAAAAAATGGAATGGTGGCGGGATGCCCGCTTTGGAATGTTTATACATTTTGGCGTGTATGCACAAATGGCCGGTGAGTATAATGGACATCAACAGGCCAGGGGAGGTGCTGAGTGGATTATGAACAGAATGAAAGTGCCAGTTGCGGAGTATAAGGCAATCGCCGGGCAATTTAATCCCATGAAATTTGATGCCGATGAATGGGTGAGGATGGCAAAAGATGCCGGGATGAAATACATCGTTATTACCGCTAAGCATCATGATGGCTTTGCTTTATTTGACTCCAAAGCAAGCGACTGGGATATCGTGGATGCAACACCGTATAAGAAGGATTTATTGAAACCTTTAGCCGCTGCATGTAAAAAGTATGGTATAAGATTAGGTTTTTATTATTCCCAGGCCCAGGATTGGGGAAATCCGGGAGGGGCTGCGGCTAGAAAATTAATGGCAGAAGGTTGGCCAAATCCGGATAGTACCCATATAAATGCTTACACCCTGGCACATAAAGGCCATTGGGACCCAGTTCAAGAAACAGCTACCTTCGCCGAGTATATCGATAGGGTAGCTGTACCGCAGGTGAAAGAATTGATGACCAATTATGGGGATATCGCTGTATTATGGTGGGATACGCCTACCAATATGACCGATGAAGCTGCGTTAAAATTCCAGGAACAATTAAAACTGCAGCCCAATATTATTACAAATGACAGGCTAAAAAGGCCAAATTTCCAAGGGGATACCAAGACCCCGGAACAAAAGATACCTAATCTGAGCGAACTGGATGGCAAAGATTGGGAAACCTGTATGACAATGAATGGTACCTGGGGATTCAGGAATTCGGATGTCAACTGGAAATCATCACCTGTTCTGATCCGTAACCTCATCGACATTGCCTCCAAAGGAGGGAATTACCTGTTGAATATTGGTCCAAAACCTGATGGTTCCTTTCCCGAAACAAGCGTAGAAAGATTAAAAGATTTAGGAGCCTGGATGAGCGTTTATAGTGAGGCCATTTATGCAACCCAGGCAAGTCCTGTTCCTGCTCAGAGCTGGGGAAGAGTAACCAGAAAAGATCATGACAATGGAAATACTACCTTGTATTTTTCTGTTTTCGATTGGCCAAAAAACGGCGAACTTGTCATCAAAGGTTTAGCCTTAGAAGTATTATCCGCGCAGTTACTTGGCAGCGGAAATAAGATCAGTTGGGCAAAAAGAATTGATCAGACTACGTTTAAACTTCAGATGCCTGCTCCGGATCCGGTTGCCAGTGTAATTAAGGTTGAGGTAAAAGGTAAAATGAAAACCTGGTTCGAGGAATCTGGTAAGGAGAAAATGAAAACCGGCGCAATTGACTAA